The region AACAATTAAAGCTGATAACACCCTTAGGCAAAACCCCAGATTCAAAGAAGAAATCTGGTATGCAATCCCTCTTAGAACACAGGGCACCTCCCTACTAAAAAATTCTCATTAATTTTGGTTTCCATTGGAATTTTAGATGTATTAATTACAAAGGGGAATATTAATATCCAcattatgtgtgtatgtatgtgcattgGTAATATGGTTTAACATTTTACAACAGTGTTTTGCAtcctattttttaaagttctttttgtatgtgtgtgactTTGAATGGGGTCCATCTGACCATTCAGTTTAAAGCGGTCTACATGGAGGATCTCTATTTGTTGCCAGTTCTAGAAAATTgcttattttgttgttatttaagGTGGTTCAAGCATTTTTGAGATTTTAAGTAAAACATGGAATGCAGGTCGACAGGCAAACCCCTGGGTTGAGTCGTAACATGTCCCGAAGCCTTCAACCTGCCACATCCCTTATCGTTATCAcggtcacggggtgctggagctgtgGTCATATCAATGTTTTAGGTTGAAGCCTAGTCATGGACTATTTTATTCAACTTTGAACCCATATTTTCaattgggttaaaatccagaCTAATTGCAGACCCTGACTTGACGTTGTCTGTCTTCAATGCTAAAACAGTGTTGCTTGTTTGCAAGAAAAAAGATGTCTATGTAccagtgtatgtgtgtatgtatgtgtgcatgcgtgtaattatgtgtgcatgcgtgtatgtatgtgtgcatgtgtgtatgtatatgtgtatgaatgtgtgtacgtgtatatatgcatgtgtgtgtatatgcatgtgtacatgtgtgtgtatatgcatgtgtgtatatgcatgtatacgtgtgtgtatatggatgtgtgtatatgcatgcgTGTATATGCATgcgtgtatatgcatgtgtgtgcatatgcatgtgtgtgtatgaatgtgtgtatttgtgtgcatgtgtgtatgtttgtgtgtgtgagtgtgtgtgtgtgtgtgtgtgtgggcgtgtGCGTTCTATCTAAATGTCACCATTGGCAGCAACGTGTGTGTCGAGTGTGAACCCGAATTTGAACCCGTGAATACCAATTTCGCCCCTCTTCGTGTTCTGATGACGTGTGCCATGATAACAATGTTGATTCTGGGCCGGCCCTTGCGATTCGAAGCCCGGCGGACGCCGCTCGCTGCCGATAGCCAATGCGAGCGAGGGGCGGCCGGTGCAGCTCAGGGGAGTTGTCTTGCTCCCGCACACACGATTGGACCGccttaaaaagggaaaacacgCGTCCGCGTTTCCACTCCCGGCATCAAGCTCCCCTCCCCATAAAGTACAGAAATAGAAAAGGGATCCGTGGACGACACAATAAAGCGTCTAGTCCAAATTATTACCCCCTAGAGACTTTTTTTTGCCCCCGAAACTTAGATCCAGCATCCCGGCAACGGAGATCGAGAGAAGGGGGGGCTACCAGTTTGTCAATCGCGCACATTCTGCCGGAAACGCAGTTTGTAGCAAAAGTAAAAGCCGCGCAATACTAGCAGCTTGGACATCGACTTAGCGTAACAATTTGAACAAGTTAGATCTTCGAGGGAATGGCATTGGACTTTGCCGCGGGCTGCATCGGAGGTAAGGCGGCGAGGGATGAGGGTTTACGGGGGTATAAAAGTGGCGATGGCGGGTGGTTAGCCGAACCGTGCCACTGTCGCTAGCTGCCACGCGAGCCAGTTTAAACAGCGTTAAGCTAACCTGGTTAGATTTGCCTTTCACTGGCAATCAATTGTTCCCATCACAagtaaatattaaacattacagcCCTGTCATAACATTGGATCCGACTTAATTAGTGTCAAAGGCATTTGTAGAAATCTTTTGTTATTAATGAGTCGTTTGGCTGCATTCCAAGACTGTCTGTCATCGGGAGTGGTTTCTGATTTCTATACAACTAGTATATGTTGTGGTATttcattattactattaaaatgTAGAGGGACAAAGTACAGGTAACTTGATTATTCAAGTCAATctgatttttgggttttttttcttgagaacTTAAAATTCCTAATAACCTTTTACatgttataacattttttttgtggccaaTACTTATTTGTGATTTACCAATAAATCATATCTATAGGGAAAATAACTTTTCCGTCATATTGACTTGGCATATGAGGATCTCACATTGTTGATCATGTAGgccataatattaatattttggtAAACAAGTGTGTCCCACATCACCAAAAATATGTCATCTTAATGTGTGGATGCCTAATCTCAATTATacatattattactatttttaataaatattggtgtaatatttacataaatgcaaaaaactttaaacaatatcatgtttaaaaataatgcattaaaaTGATATGTGCTCTGGTTATGTCcctcaatagttttttttttttttcctttttaaagaaaaagcctctTGCCTTAAATCAAATGAGCTAAAATCCTACCACAGCAGGAAAAGTTATCACGAGATCTTCCCCGGCCATCTAAAAGAAGTCAAGTTGACTTTACGCCAAGGAATGACTGTGTTTCCCTTTCAGGAAACGACACTTCCTTACTAAGAAATTCAGCGATACGTAGTTCACGTATCAGCAAAactaacacaaaaacaaaacaaatctagCAGGGTTGGTGgatttgttgggttttttggtATGATTGACAATTGTGTTTTACAGGTGCTGCTGGTGTTTTGGTTGGACATCCATTCGACACTGTTAAGGTGGGTTCATAGCATGGGGCCAGGTTTGACTTTAGGGGCCTTTTGTCATTTAGACACAccaatatgaatataaatatcaGCAAACTCATTACCATGCATCTATAGCCTAAACTGACAGAAACCAGTATTTCATAGTTTCTAGATAGATCAGACCTAGATCGAGTTTGTTGGCTAAAAGATCAgcaatacaatataaaaaaacaaagtacagtTGCAAAAAAACGGgactaagattgtttttttcccattctcaTTTTGGCTGCACACAATTGAAATGGTCAGATTAATTTATGCACACGAAATTGCTTGTCATTTACTGTTGAAGTGGCTAAATAAAGCTGTAGTAATGTTATTTGGCCTTTAAATATGGCAAAATGGCATTGAAGCATTCTATTTCAAATTAGAAATGCATTGGCATCAAAAAGCTAATGACAGGATTTGcctaaaatccaaaatatggaaaaaagtcTGACTTAATAGAAGTTTACTTAGTCAAAGTTTACTTGTATGTATTTACAGGttgcatcttatttttttagtggACTAACAGTAGATAAGGTGTTGATCGCCACGAGGGCAGCCTCAGGCCATACTTATTTGCATTCATATTTGATGTGGATGAAAGAGCCGCATGTATATGTTTGGTGTTTGGCTCTTCTTGTGTTTACTTTCTCTGTAAATATGTATGCTTGGGAGAGATGCTGGAGGAGGAGGGCGGGGGCTGTCTTTAACAGCAACAGTGTCACTGTGTTGTagatgagagagagaaataaacaACCTCTCCACGGAATTGGGACCTAGTAAGTAAAGTCCAggtctttctttctctccctttatttcaggggtgtccaaattcCTCCATTTTAACTCGTCAAACACATCAAAACATATAAAAACGCaatgatatgattttttttttttgcggtacACTATGtaatagattgttttttttgtttcaatcagATAAAacgcatatttttgggatgcctCACACATTAAGGTTCTTAAGATGAAACCTTTTAGTGATAAGGTTGAAATTGTTTCTTTGTAACCTAGaaaattttaatatacaatCTTTTACTATTAGCTGCAGCCcgataaatgtaatttttagtttgtttttattgtattttctgcaggacagaaaaaaaattaaataaatgcacGACAGGCCAGAAATAGCTGGAATAATgttgtttggacacccctgttctttttttcctgccttaaagttgtttaataaaataaaataaataaatacacacccAGAATAAACCCCCATTCTGCACGtatacattgtttttgtttgtgtgtttacctGCTTGTTTTACCTTGATTGTATTGAGACATCATCACAGTGATGCTAACAAACGTCTGTTGATCTCCAGGTGCGGCTTCAAGTTCAAAATGCGGACAAGCCTCTTTACCGTGGCACATTCCACTGTTTCCAGTCCATTGTGCGCCAGGAGTCGGTAAGATTGACTGAAAATATTCCAGCCTTCGACTTTGCCTCGGGGTCCTCCCGCTGTCTTAATTGAAGAGTCGGGTTACAATGTCACGAGCCACGTCAGCCAGAAGGCCGGAGACTGCCTGCGTGAGAGGGCGTCAAAGTTAAAACGGGCAGAAGTGTCCTTACTCCCCACACTACTGTATCCTCAATTCCCAGAAGGCTAAATTAAGCTTTGAATATGACGTTGCTTTTGAGGCGACACATGCAGCACTTTACAACTGTACAATTGTCTACGTTGACATTCAAATTCTCTCATGGCACGATTGAGGAGTGCTATTAAGTCAGATAAATGTTATACACTATGGGGATTTTAAGCAAATGCATTAAACTGGCATTTAACAAAAGCTGGAAAAAACTGTAATTTGCAAATCACATTTTTGTATTGAAGAAATTCTCAGTTTGTCAATTATTACACAAtgcttttttcttccttttttttacaatcattAGTTTTGAAAAAATGTAGTCCCACCCGGCAAACAAGTTAAGACACAATGAGCAaaaattttaaactgtgagagtcagaTCATTACGTCTGAAGCggcataaaaaaatctaatttgccAAATTCATTCTtgaataatgtattatttgtttctAATGGGctctgatgaatttgagtgtgtttgagaaataattaaaataagagaaacaagGCAAAGAGCCAAATTATATGCAAAATATTGTAGCAGGGAAGGCATCCTAGGAGTTTGATTTAAAGCGACTGAAAAACACAATGGTGCTAAAAACACAAGAATACTAGATTGGCACAGATCTTTTGACTAAATCCAATCCTAGAAAATTAGCCACATCGGGCACACGCGTACCGGTAGAGATCAGATCGGGTCACTGACCAGCATGTTTGCAAGGAGTGCTAAAAATAATCAGAAAGGTGACTTTGACACGACTATTTGAGTGACTCAAATTGCCAACATTGTTAGATAGTGTAAATAGTAGATAGTTCTTATCAGCTTGCAAGTTTTGACCGCTTTGAATATCAACCTGCTGCTATATTTCCATCCGCAGACACTGGGTTTGTATAAAGGTCTGGGCTCCCCGATGATGGGACTCACCTTCATCAACGCCATAGTGTTCGGCGTGCAGGGCAACGCCATGCGAAAGCTTGGCCGTGACACGCCGCTCCACCAGTTCCTGGCGGGCGCCTCGGCCGGCGCCATCCAGTGTGTCATCTGCTGTCCCATGGAGTTGGCCAAGACCCGCATGCAGATGCAAGGCACCGGTGAGAAGAAGTCCAGGAGGAAGATGTACAAGAACTCTTTGGACTGTCTGGTCAGGATCTACAACAAAGAAGGAATCCGAGGCATTAACCGCGGCATGGTCACCACGCTTCTCCGTGAAACGCCGGGATTCGGCGTCTACTTCCTGGCGTACGACGTGCTGACGCGGCGGCTGAGCTGCGAGCCGGAGGACCCCTACCTCATCCCCAAGCTGCTGTTTGCCGGCGGCATGTCTGGCATCGCCTCTTGGATCTCCACCTACCCCGTGGACGTCATCAAGTCCCGACTGCAGGCGGACGGCGTGGGCGGCGTGCAGCGTTACGACGGCATCGTCGACTGCGTGCGGCAGAGCGTGCGCAAGGAGGGTTGGCGGGTATTCTCTAGGGGTCTCACCTCCACGCTACTTCGCGCCTTTCCGGTCAACGCCACCACCTTCGCTACCGTG is a window of Stigmatopora nigra isolate UIUO_SnigA chromosome 13, RoL_Snig_1.1, whole genome shotgun sequence DNA encoding:
- the slc25a29l gene encoding mitochondrial basic amino acids transporter isoform X2, with protein sequence MMGLTFINAIVFGVQGNAMRKLGRDTPLHQFLAGASAGAIQCVICCPMELAKTRMQMQGTGEKKSRRKMYKNSLDCLVRIYNKEGIRGINRGMVTTLLRETPGFGVYFLAYDVLTRRLSCEPEDPYLIPKLLFAGGMSGIASWISTYPVDVIKSRLQADGVGGVQRYDGIVDCVRQSVRKEGWRVFSRGLTSTLLRAFPVNATTFATVTLFLLYMRKDEECVPELQAVPMQPLQPQPQATSI
- the slc25a29l gene encoding mitochondrial basic amino acids transporter isoform X1 — encoded protein: MALDFAAGCIGGAAGVLVGHPFDTVKVRLQVQNADKPLYRGTFHCFQSIVRQESTLGLYKGLGSPMMGLTFINAIVFGVQGNAMRKLGRDTPLHQFLAGASAGAIQCVICCPMELAKTRMQMQGTGEKKSRRKMYKNSLDCLVRIYNKEGIRGINRGMVTTLLRETPGFGVYFLAYDVLTRRLSCEPEDPYLIPKLLFAGGMSGIASWISTYPVDVIKSRLQADGVGGVQRYDGIVDCVRQSVRKEGWRVFSRGLTSTLLRAFPVNATTFATVTLFLLYMRKDEECVPELQAVPMQPLQPQPQATSI